DNA from Candidatus Cloacimonas acidaminovorans str. Evry:
ACAATTGAGAAAAATAATAGGTATAGATTAACAGGCGTAAGCCCCTCGGGAAATAAGGTTTAGAGGGTTGAGAAGGTTTAGAGGGTTTAGATACATTAAAACCCGTCAGGGCGAAATAATGATAGCGATGGTGGCGTAAACCCCTCAGGAAATAAGGTTTAGAGGGTTGAGAAGGTTTAGAGGGTTTAGATACATTAAAACTCTTTAGAGCGACACAATGATAGCGATGGTGGCGTAAGCCCCTCGGAAAATGGAAGACATAATTAACCTTCTCTTTTAACTTTCCTTCTTCTTAAAAGCCCCAAAGGGCGACACAATGATAGCAATGGTGGCGTTAGCTCCTCGGAAAATGGAAGACACAATCAACCTTCTCATTTTACTTTCCCTCTTCCTAAAAGCCCCAAAGGGCGAAATAATGATAGCGATGGTGGCGTTAGCCCCTCGGAAAATGGAAGACACAATCATCTTTCTTTTTTAACTTTCCCTTTTCCTAAAAGCCCCAAAAGGCGATACATAAATAGAAAGCAGATAGCTGAATTAACCTGATCAACCGGATTTATGATTTTATAACTTATAAAAAAACTGTGTAAATCCGTTTTAGCTGTGTTATCCGGGTTGCTAACCCTTTTCCCCACAAGCATTACTATAGCAATACGGACTCATTGCTAATGCCATCCGTAATGGGTAAGCAATGGGTAAGCAATGCAATTAGGGAAGAAAACAAAAATCATTATAAAATATAAAGTTACGCTTCATGTAAAAAAAAACCGTCAATTCCCTGCATTTTGCTTATCGCTCAGTTCCAGCCAACGCGTAAGTAGTTCTTGATGTCTATTTTCCAGTTCTTGCATAGAAATGCTGATATGATAATAATCATTGGGAGATAGAGGTTTGGCAAAATCATTAAGTCGGCTTTCCAGTTCCAGAAGTTCACTTTCTATTTTTTCAATTTCCTTTTCCAGCAAGCCAAATTCCCGTTGTTCATTATAGCTCAAGCCCTTGGCAATGCGTTTGGGACGCGTAATAACCGGTTCTTTTTTCTCCTCTGTTGCATCCTGTTCAAAACGCTTAACCAGTAAATAATCGGAATAGTTACCGGCAAATTTACGCAATTTACCATCTTGGAAAATAAAGAGATAGTCCACCGTTCTGTCCAAAAAGAAACGATCGTGGGAAACAATTAACAGGCAACCTTTAAAGGCATCCAGATAATCCTCCAAAATTTCCAGAGTGCGAATATCCAAGTCATTTGTGGGCTCATCCATAATAATAAAATTGGCTCCAAACATCAGTGCCTTCAAGAGATAGAGCCGTTTTCTTTCTCCTCCGGAAAGTGCGCCTAATTTCATTTGTTGCATTTTGCCGTCAAAAAGAAATCTTTTCAGCATTTCCGTGGCAGTAACTTTGTTGCCTTCAGCGTTTTTTATAACTTCGGCAAATTGAGCGATGTATTCATAAACGGTAAGATTGGGGTCAAAACTATCCTCATCCTGTTTATAATACGCAAAATGAGTATTTATACCTGTTTTCACAGTTCCGTTATCGGGCTTTTCTTCTCCCACGATAATTTTCAGCAAAGTTGTTTTGCCACAGCCATTAGGACCGATAATTCCAACTCTTTCCATATTCTGAAAGTTGTGGTCTATATCCGTAAAAAGGACTTTGCCGGAGTAGGATTTGCCGAGACGATGCAATTCCAGAATGGTTTTCCCTAAACGATCAATTTGGAAAGAGATATCCAAATCCTGATGGGAAATAAGATAACTTTTGCTGAGCAGTTCCTTTACCCGGTCAATATGGTCTTTGGGCTTACTGGTTCTT
Protein-coding regions in this window:
- a CDS encoding ABC-F family ATP-binding cassette domain-containing protein codes for the protein MNEVLLTLENVSCLYGERIILQGVSFGIHSSEKIGIVGINGSGKTTLLRIISGLIKPNTGTVTSRKDLKVCLLEQDPVYISELSVLQHTFPVAGEIKDEYHYKSILSRLGINNFDEKMGDLSGGQRRKADLARVLAAEPDLLLLDEPTNHLDLETIEWLQNYLANAGKAVIFVTHDRYFLDAVATKIIEIERTKLFYYEGNYSAYIRGKLIRATDNKRKETRRQAQLKKELDWLNRGAKARTSKPKDHIDRVKELLSKSYLISHQDLDISFQIDRLGKTILELHRLGKSYSGKVLFTDIDHNFQNMERVGIIGPNGCGKTTLLKIIVGEEKPDNGTVKTGINTHFAYYKQDEDSFDPNLTVYEYIAQFAEVIKNAEGNKVTATEMLKRFLFDGKMQQMKLGALSGGERKRLYLLKALMFGANFIIMDEPTNDLDIRTLEILEDYLDAFKGCLLIVSHDRFFLDRTVDYLFIFQDGKLRKFAGNYSDYLLVKRFEQDATEEKKEPVITRPKRIAKGLSYNEQREFGLLEKEIEKIESELLELESRLNDFAKPLSPNDYYHISISMQELENRHQELLTRWLELSDKQNAGN